The Terriglobus sp. TAA 43 sequence AGATCCGCAATGCAAACTTCGCCCTCGGCTGGACGCACATCTTCACGCCATACGTACTGACCAACTTCATACCCTTCTATCGCCACGATGAAGCGCAGTACTTCCCATCCGCAAATCCATTAGCCGACGCCACCGCAACCCTAGCGCAGAATCGAACGCTCACCAACACCGGCTTCCGCCTCGAAGGCGAATACATCCGCGGCGCACACACAACAAAGATCGGCAGCACCTACTGGCACACGCTGCTGCACGAACGCTTCGCTGTCGGCCTCACCGATCCGCTTTACAACGCACTCTGCACCGATGCCACTGGCAATCCCGTAGCAGCAATAGGTGTCGACTCCACCAGTCAATGCGCAACCTCCGGATACGGCATCAATCCCAACTTCCTGCCCAATCTTTTGCCCTACGATCTCACGCGTGGAGGCTCGCTATTCCGTTTCAATCAATCCGCAGACGTAGTGCAAGCCGCGTTCTACATGCAGGACGAAATCAAACTAGGCAACTGGGTACTAAGCCCCGGCCTTCGCTACGACATCTACAACGGCCTAAGCCACGGAAACCAATTGCAGCCGCGCTTCGGCATCGGATGGCGAACACCATGGGCGCACACGTTGCTGCGGGGCTCATACGCGCGCCTTTACGAAACGCCGTACAACGAAAACCTCATCTTCGCCAACGAAAGCTCCGCAAACAGCACCGGCAAGAATCCATTCGCCAGCTATCGGTCTGAGCCCGTCCGCCCCGCAACTCGCAACCAGTTCAACACCGGATTCGAACAGGCCTTCGGAAATCATTTCAGCGTGAACGCCGACTACTACTGGAAGTTCACACGCGACGATTTCGACTTCGACACGCTCTTCAACACGCCCATCACCTTCAGCGTCGCGTGGCGCAAATCAAAGATCGACGGCCTCGCACTCACAGCCAATCTGCACGACTGGCATGGCCTCAACATCTTCAGCGTCATGGGCCACGTTCGCTCGCGATTCTTCACACCACAGACGGGCGGTCTCATCTTCAACAGCGTTCCATCAGCACCTGTTTTCCGCATCGACCACGGCGAAGAGTTTGAACAAACAACCGACATCCGCCATGAATTTCCCGCACGCCTCATCGGAGAACATCACCCTTACATCTCCACCATCTGGCGTTACAACAGCGGCCTCGCCCTGCCTGACACAGTGCCAACGTATCTCGATGCTCTGAATCTCACCGCCGACGAACAATCGCAGATGGGCCTCCACTGCGGGAACAGCTACGCCACACCAACACAGCCAATCCGGCAATGCAGTGCTGCATCCTTCGGCGCAACACGCATCCGCATCCCAACCTTCGGCACAGAAGACGACGACAGGAATCCCGTACGCGTCACACCACGAACACTGTTCGATCTCACCGCAGGCGACGACCGTCTCTTCCGCTTTGAGCACGTAACGGTAGGCGCGCGCATAGCCGTACTGAATGTGGCGAACAAGATCGCCCTGTATAACTTTCTCTCCACCTTCAGCGGCACACATTTTGTCCCGCCAAGAACCGTGCAGGGAAGTCTCCAGTTTTCCTTTTAGACCTTAGTTCTGCCAATAGTGCGAGCCATACGCGCAAAGCCCTGCACAATAGGCCGCTGCTCACCCTTACGAAACGCAAGCTCTACATGACTCACCTCAGTAGCGCCACGCAGTGGAACATACACCACACCTTTCTCCGCAATGGTTGCTACGCAAGCCGGTGCAATAGAAACTCCAAATCCCGCCGCCACCAGCCGCACAATGCTCAGCCAATGTGAAGCCTCCTGCACCACACGAGGGCGAAATCCCGCGCCACCACAAAGCGATAGCGGCTTGTCGAAAGCAACGCTTCCCGCAACGCGTGAGTAAAACACGAAAGGTTCATCGCGCAGTACCGAAGCATGAATCGTCCGCTGGCTCGCACGCGGATGTTTACTTGGAAGCACTGCAAGATAGCGTTCCGTAAACAACGTCTCGACTTCCAGATCAGGCTGTGGATCACTATCGCGCAGAATACCGGCATCCAGCGTTCCGTCCAGCAACCCGCTGGCAACGCGCGATGTAAACGATTCATGCAGATGAATCTGCACCAGCGGAAAAGCAGAACGATACTGTCGAAACACGGCAGGCAACGTCGCCAACATGCTGGAACCCACGAACCCAACATTCAAACGCCCACTTTCACCGCGAGCAATGCTGCGTGTCTCCTCCAGGTCAAGCCGCACGTTGCGAAGCGTCCGATGCGCACGCTCCAGCAAAACCTTGCCCGCAGAGGTAAGTGACACGGACCGCGAAGTGCGCGTAAACAGCGGCGATCCCACAATCTCTTCCATGCGCCGGATCTGTTGCGAAAGCGCAGGCTGCGCCAGGTAAAGCTTTTGAGCCGCACGTCCAAAATGCAACTCCTCCGCAACCGCCACGAAGGATCGAAGGTGCTTTAACTCCAGATCGGTATCCATGCATTCAGCTTATCAATCGCTCTGATTATGCTATTGGACACGCCTGATCTGCATCATTAGGTTGGAGTCATGGCAGTACTGGCAGCGTCACCACAAAACGTCCTTACAAAAAGCCCAGGATGCTACGTATGCGGCCCCAAAAATCCCGCAGGACTCGGCATCCGTTTCGGCCACACCGCACCTTTCACGGCAGAGGCACGCACCATTGCGCGTCGAGAACACGAAGGCTGGAACGGCATCCTACATGGCGGCATCACATTCACGCTGATGGATGAAGCGCTGGGATGGTGCCTGCACTTTGAGGGGATACAGGCCGTAACGGCAAAGGTTGAAACACGTTTCCTCCGCCCTGTACCAACAGATGCAGTGCTGTGTGTCCGTGCGTGGGTAACACAGGATCGCGGACGCGTGGTGTACGCAAGTGCAGAAGTAACGTCAGGGGACAGGGAAACGGTCTTTGCCGAAGCAACGGCAACCATGATGCGCGCACGACCTGGCGCGGAGAAGAAACAATGACAAATCTAACCATGCGTCCCATGCAATCGCAGTCGGATGCCGATGCATTCCGCGCCCTGAACGAGGCATGGATCACAAAACTGTTTCGCTTGGAAGAAAAAGACCGCACCACACTTAACGATCCCTACAACACCATCCTAGCCAAAGGTGGCCAGGTATACGTCGCGGAGCTCGACGGTCGCATCGTCGGAACTGCTGCGTGGGTTCGTTACGCCGAGGGCATCTACGAGCTCTCAAAGATGGCGGTGGACAGCACAGTCCGCGGGCAGGGCATCGGAAGAAAGCTATTGCTTTACATGATCGATCAGGCACGCTCTCTCGGCGCGCGCACGGTGTTTCTTGGCAGCAGCAAGAAGCTGCAAAATGCCGTGCACCTCTACGAAGCCGTGGGCTTTCACCACGTCCCTCCTTCTGAGCTGCCGGAGATGAAGTACGACCGCGCCGACGTTTTTATGAAGATGGAGATGGCGCCACTTTCCGGCGCTTAACGCGACTCTCCTGCGGCGCTGGAGGAGTTGCACCTTCGGTCTCCTCCGGCAGATCGCGCTTGTATTTCAATGAGTACCGGTTCCGAATCTGGCGGCTGATGTACGTGCTCAACCCCGCACCCGCGCGTGCAAGCTGCCGCATCACCTTTAAATGCAGGCGACCGGTGGCGGCAGGCGTGTACACGTACACGTCGCCGTTCCGAAACTGGATGTGCATCGCGTCATTCTCAAACGCGTACGCCACAACACCGCTGGCGGCATGTACCTTCCGGTACGGTTGAAACGTCACTTGGCTCATACACTAGAAGATGTGTCTTTCTTCGTAGACGTCGCCTTGCCTGTTCCGTTAGACCGATCATTTACATATCGGGTCGACGGCGAGGCGCCTGCCATCGGCGCGCGCGTCCTCGTGCCCTTCAGCGGACAACGGCTGATGGGCGTGATTCTGCGCGTGCATTCGCAGGAACCCGAAGGTGAATTTGAGGTTAAACCGGTACAGCAGGTGCTGGACGACGCCTCGCTCCTGCCCGACGACCTTCTGCGCCTTGCGGAATGGATCGCGCAGTACTACGTCGCCCCGCTGGGCGAGGTCCTGCGCGGCATGCTGCCCCTCACCGCGGAAATCCGTCGTGTGTTTCTCTATCGGATTGCCGAACAGGGCCGCCGGGTTCTGTATGAGGGCGCAGAAAAAGGTTCGTCGCGCCGCTCAAAGCTGTCGACGGAAGAGCAAAACCGCGAATACGCCGTGCTCAACGCGCTGGAAAGCGGCAACGCACTGAAGCTCGCGCAACTTCGTTCCGCCACAGGAGCAGGGAAGGCGCTGCTGGAAGGCATGGTCCGCAAGCGCTGGCTCTCACGCGAAGTCGAGGCCGACGAACGTGATGCACGCCGCACCGAACGTGTCGCCGTCCTCGTGGAAGACGCACGCCTGCCCAAACTGAACGACAACCAGATGCGCATCCTCGCGGAACTCACTGCAGTCGGCGGCCGCATGCCGGTGCGTCATCTGCGCGACCTTCCCGTGCCCGATTCCACGTTGACCACACTCGTGCGCCGCGGTCTGGTCGTCATTGAAGACGAGCCACTCGCATTCCATCTCGGCGGCGTGCATGCAGAGGGCAAGAAACACGCACACGAACACGCACTGAACGAAACGCAGATGGAAGCCCTCGCGTCCATCGCGGCATCACTAGCAGAAGGCAGCTTCAAGCCGCATCTGCTCTACGGTGTCACTGGTAGCGGCAAAACAGCGGTGTACTTCGCAGCCATGCAACGAGTCCTTGCCACCGGTAAGGCCGCCTTGTTACTGGTGCCTGAGATAGGCCTCACGCCCGCCATGGCAGGGCAGATGTACGCAGCCTTCGGTGACGAAGTAGCTCTGCTCCACTCGCAGCTTTCACCTGACGAACGCGCCGAACAGTGGCACCGCATCCGCCGTGGCGAAGCTCGCGTCGTTGTCGGCACCCGTTCGGCAGTCTTTGCACCCGTGCCATCACTCGGCCTCATCATCGTTGATGAAGAGCACGACTCCAGCTACAAGCAGGAAGAAACACCGCGCTATCACGGTCGCGACGTAGCCGTCATGCGCGCCAAGCTGCTCGACATCCCGGTCATCCTCGGCTCAGCCACACCATCATTAGAAAGCTGGAACAACGCGCAAACAGGCCGCTACACATTGCTGAAGATGGAACAGCGCGTGGCCAATCGCCCCTTGCCCGAGGTCGAACTCGTCGACATGCGCGCAGAGTTCCAGCAAACGGGCGCAGAACATCTCTTCAGCCGCCGCCTCATCGAAGAGACACAGGCCACACTCGACCGCGGTGAACAGGCCATCATCCTGCTCAACCGTCGCGGCTACAGCTACGTGGTCATGTGCCGTTCCTGCGGCGAAAAGATCGAGTGCGAAAACTGCGCCATCTCCATGACGTTCCACAAACCGGTACACGGCACGGACCTCCACGCAGAACCCGGCGAGCGCCTCGAATGTCACTACTGCGGCTTCCGTCGCAACGTGCCGAAAGCCTGCCCCAAATGCTCCAGCGAGCACCTCTACTACATGGGAGCCGGCTCACAGCAGGGCGAGGAACGCTTGCAGGAGATCTTTCCCTCCGCGCGCATCGGCCGTATGGACCGCGATACCGTACGCGGGCGCGGCGACATGGAGCGTCTGCTTCAACGCCTCCACTCCGGCGAAATCAACCTGCTCGTAGGCACGCAAATGATCGCCAAGGGGCACGACATCCACGGCGTTACCACCGTCGGCGTCGTAGGTTGCGATCACGCGCTCGGTATGCCGGACTTCCGTGCCGCAGAGCGTGTCTTCCAGCTACTCACCCAGGTCAGTGGCCGCGCCGGTCGTGGCGAAAAGCCAGGCCGGGTCCTGGTGCAGAGTTATCACGTGGATCACTACGCAGTCCGCTGCGCCGCCGCGCATGACTACGAAGGCTTCGTGCGCCGCGAAATGCAGTTCCGCCGCCCATTCTTCTACCCGCCCTTCGGCGTCCTGACCAACGTCTTGATCCAGTCGCAGGATATGGGCGAAGCCATGCGGTGGAGCGGGGAACTTGGCCGCTGGTTCAACACCGCATCCGTTCCGGGCGTCCGCATGCTTGGCCCAGCGGCAGCGCCGGTCTCGCGCCTGAAACGCATCTACCGCTACCACCTGCTGCTGAAGGCACAACGACGCAGCGACCTGCAGGCAGGTCTGCGCAACATGTTGCGTCATGCGGAACACAAGGGCATCCCGCGCAACGCCATCCTTGTCGATGTCGATGCGATCAGTTTGATGTGAAGCGGAGCTACTCGGCCTTTGCTGCCAGTGGCTTATCCAATTCCTGCAGATCTTTGCCAGGCTTGAATCGCACGGCGCGTCCGGGCTCAATGTCCACTTCGGTTCCAGTGCGTGGATTACGGCCGATACCGGTTTTCCGAGGCTTCACTGTGAAGACGCCGAATCCGCGCAGTTCGATGCGGTCACCAGCGGTAAGCGCTTTTTTCACGCCCTTCAAAATGTCTTCCACGGCCTGTTCGGCACGTGTTCTCGGCAGACCGGTACGGTCCACGACTCGCTGAATCAGGTCCTGCTTGATCACGGGTTTGTTTTCCCTTCCAGTGTCTGAGCGGCCATGGGCAACCGGCGCATTGTCATGATGTTAGGAACGCCTTTGGCCCCTGTCAACATTCTCCTGAAACCTTTGTCCACAAAAAAGATCAAAGTGTCCGATTGTCGTAAGATGACACAAACAGCAGAGTTACGCAGGGCGTACCCTCGCGGCAGGAGTGCAATGTCGATTAAAAGCGATAAGTGGATCCGGGAGCAGGCAACAAAGCATGGCATGATTGAGCCGTTCAGCGAGAAGCAGGTGAGCAAAGGCTGCATCTCCTATGGGCTCTCGTCCTATGGCTACGACCTGCGGGTCTCCAATGAGTTCAAGATCTTCACCAATGTGAATAGCGCCATCATTGACCCCAAGGCATTCGACGAACGTTCCTTCGTCACAGTCGAGGCTGATAGCGTTATCGTTCCCCCAAATTCTTTCGCTCTTGCCCGCTCGATCGAATACTTCCGCATCCCGCGCGACGTCCTCACGATCTGCGTCGGCAAATCCACGTATGCGCGCTGCGGCATCATCGTGAACGTCACGCCGTTTGAGCCAGAGTGGGAAGGCTACGTCACCCTCGAAATTTCCAACACAACGCCACTTCCCGCGAAGGTTTACGCAAACGAAGGCCTCTGCCAGATTCTCTTTTTCCAATCGGACGAAGTTTGTGAAACCAGCTATGCGGACCGTTCCGGCAAGTACCAGGGGCAGCAGGGAATCGTGCTGCCGAAACTGTGAATACTTCAGACCAATCGGCAGGCGGGCGACTGCGGATTGGTGTGGTCAGTAGCGATGCCCTGCGCATTGAGGGCCTCCGCGCGATCCTGGAGGGGACCTGCGATATCGTCCCCATGACGGCGCCGGAGACCCTCCGCGACAACGAACTGGCAATGGTCCTGATCGACGTTCCCGAGGATGATCTCCCCGCCCTCATGTCCACCCTACGACGGGCGCGCCCTGGCCTTCGCTTGATGGTGCTTGGCACACGAAGCGACCCCGGATTCATTCAAAAAGTCGTTGCTGGTGGCGCCAAAGGATATCTCCTCCATACCGCCAACCAGAGAGAAATCACCATGGCCGTAGAGGTTGTGGCCGACGGCTCCATCTGGGCTCCCCGCAAAGTTCTTGCCAGCCTGATCGACACGATCGCGCCGACGGAAGGCAGGGCGCCGGAGCTGCGGCTGACTCCTCGCGAACAGGAAGTGATCGAGCTTCTCATCGCGGGCCGTGCGAATCGCGAGATCGCTGCCACGCTCGGCGTTGAGACCAAGACCGTCAAAAGTCACGTAGGTCGTCTGTTGCAGAAGTTCGGCGTTCCCAATCGCGTCGCTCTCACGGTACGTGCCTTGGAAATGCAGATCGGCAAAGAGCTCTAAAGACGCTGGAAGACTTCCTAAGAATCCCAATTTCGTTGGAGTTTTTGCAAAATCAAGATTATGTGGAGGGCTTAGGCCCTCCGTAACTTGTACATTGCTCTTGCAGACCTCATCCTAGCTTTACGTAACACAGACCTGGGAGAAGAGGGGCTGGCGGCGCGGGTGAGAACCTGATCGACAGCCCCCATTTTTTGCTCTCTCACGGCACTCATCACCCCTTCCCATCACTTCAAGTACAACGTTCCTTCCCATCTGTTCATCCCACTGTATGAACTGACAGTGGCGGTGGAAAGCAATAACTGCCACGGATAGGGTGGAACACTGTGATCAATCGATGGAAAGCTGCAATGTGTTCGGCAATGGTGCTTGCTGTAACCATTCCGGCTATGGCTGCCGACAAGGCGAAGCTCGATGAGCGTCTAACTGACTCCCAGAACATCATTAACGAAATTATGGCGACTCCGGACAAGTCCATTCCGAGCTCCATTCTCGGCGGCGCAAGCTGTGTTGTGGTGATTCCTGCTTACAAAAAGGGCGCATTCATTGTTGGCGCGCAGTACGGCCAGGGTGTGGCCACTTGCCGCACGGGCCATGGTTGGAGCGCTCCGGTATTTGTGCAGCTTACAGGCGGTAGCGTGGGCTTCCAGATCGGCGGCCAGTCTACCGATCTAGTGCTAGTTGCCATGAACCAGAATGGTCTGCAGCACATGCTGGCGAACAAGTTCAAGATTGGCGCGGACGCCGCTGCATCTGCCGGCCCAGTGGGTCGCAACGCTCAGGCGGGTACCGACTGGAAGCTCAACGCGGAGTTCCTGACCTACTCGCGTTCCAAGGGCCTTTTCGCCGGAATCAACCTCGATGGAACCGTGCTCTCGCAGAATCTGGATGACACTCGCGAGTATTACGGTACGGCGACTCCGTTCAAGGCAATTCTCGGCGGCAACATCCCCACCCCGCCGGATGCCCGCCCGTTCGTCGGCACCGTCGCAAAGTACTTCGTGGCCACCCACAACAAGTAGGCTTCCTTGCTAAACGGCTGACGCTCACCGCGTCAGCCGTTTTTTATTGTCTGCGACTGTACGAAACTAAAGGGCATCCTGCATCATCTACAGAGCAGGTCCCCCTCGTTATGCCGATTGCGGTTACATTCTTCGAACACTATGCGTACAGCATCCTCTTTCTCTGGGTGCTGCTGGAGCAGCTCGGCATTCCTGTGCCTTCTGTGCCTCTGCTGGTGGCTGCGGGAACACTAACGGCAACACATCGCATTCACGCGCTCCCCGTCATGGGATCCATTCTTCTGGCCTGCCTGCTTGCGGATTCGCTCTGGTATTACCTCGGTATCCGCTACGGTAGCCGGGTGGTCAAACTCGTATGCCGCATGTCGCTCGAGGCATCCACATGCGTTAAGAAGACGGAAAGTTCCTTCAGCCGTCACGGCGCCACCACGCTTCTCTTCGCCAAGTTCATCCCTGGTCTGTCCACAGTAGCGCCTCCCATCGCCGGGCAGACCGGCATGTCGTTTGTGCGGTTCGCTGCCTATGACCTCATGGGATCGGCCATCTGGGCATCGGCATACGTTTTCGGTGGGCGCTTCTTCGGCGACTTCGCAGAGAAGCACGCCATGCTCGTCCATCTGTTCACGCGGTTTGGCCTGCTGCTCTTCGTGCTGGTGGTTCTCGGCTTCGTGGCACGCCGCATCTGGTCGCAGCGTCAGTTTCTGCGTGACCTGCAGAACTCTGCTATCACCGCAACCGAGTTGAAAAACCTCATGAACATGGCGGAAACCGGCGATGCCCGTCAGCCGTTCATCGTAGACCTGCGTCATCCACTGGATTACCTGCCGGACCCACGTGTTCTGCCAGGCGCTCTTCGCATCAGTCCCACAGAGCTTGAAAAGCACTGCCACCTGTTGCCGCGAGACACGGATGTGGTGTTGTACTGCACCTGTCCCAACGACGAAACGTCGGCCACGCTTGCCAAGCGCCTCCAGCGTCTCGGTGTACATCGCGTGCGTCCACTGCGCGGCGGATTCGAAGGCTGGCGTGACGCTGACCTGCCGCTCGTCGCCTACGACGAACAGAAGCCCCGCGAGGCCGCGCCTGAACTCCTCGAAGCCGCTGCCACCGCATAAAGTCCTCTTGCGCTGCATCAGCATAGTTAGCAAACCTATCTTCCAGGGCAACACGGCGTAATCGCACGACACTGCAACGAAAATCCCAACATCCACCTTGCCGCGCAGGCTGCAAGCTGTTCTGATAAAGCCACACCCGTTTCAGGAGCAGTCCGCCATGCAGCACTCCCGTGCCATGCGTCGCAGCATCATCGCTGCCGCCGTTGCCTTTACTGCCACACTTGCCCTTGCACAGCCACCCGAAGGCCAGCAGCGCCGCCCGCAAATGCCCGACACTGGCGGTCCTTCTGCTACGTACGATCCGCTGAAAACGTTCGCGCCCTTCCAGATGCCGCAGACGGCGAACGCTTATCGCAGCGGCAATGGCGCGCCCGGACCCAGCTACTGGCAGAACCAGGCCGACTACGAGATGCACGCCAGCATCGACACGGCCACGCAGACGCTCAGCAACGACGAGACCATCACCTACACCAACAACTCGCCGGACACGCTGAACAGCCTGTGGCTGCAGGTCGAACAGAACACCTATCGCCTCGACGCACGCGCCCGTAACTTCGCCGGTGGCAGTCGCCGCGCACCTGCCGATCAGTTCACCGAAGGCACAGTGTTTGAGTCGGTAGAACTCATCGCCAACGCCAAGGGTGCAAAGCCTGAGAAGGCGACATACATCGTCAGCGACACACGCGCCCGCATCGATCTGGCCACGCCGCTCGCTCGCAATGGCCAGATCAAGATCCACATCAAGTACCACTACAAGGTGCCCGGTCGCTGGGGTGGCCGTACTTCGGTCGACAAGTCGCGTGACGGCTTCGAAATCTACGACATCGCGCAGTGGTATCCGCGCATGTGCGTCTATGACGACGTTCGTGGATGGGATACGCAGCCCTACCTCGGCAACGAGTTCTACACCGAGTTTGGCAACTACGACTACTACGTCACCGTGCCATCCAACATGCTCGTCGCGGGAAGCGGCCTCCTCGTCAACGAGAAGGACGTGCTGACGAAGAAGCAGCAGGACCTTCTCGCCAAGGCGCGTACCTCTGACGCAACCGTCGTCATCCGGTCCGTCGACGAGATCAAGGATCCCAACAGCCGCCCGAAGAAAGACGGCACGCTGACATGGCATTACCACATGGACCGCACCCGCGACGCCGTCTTCTCGGCCTCAGCAGGCTTCGTGTGGGACGCTGCAAAGATCAACCTGCCCGCAGGTAAAACAGCTCTCTCGCAGAGCTTCTATCCCGCGGAATCCGCCGACCCTGACGCATGGCCCATGGTGACGGAATACACCAAGGACACGGTCGAAAACTTCTCGCGCGATTGGTACCCGTACCCGTGGCCTGTCATGACCAACGTCGCCGGTTTCTCTTCCGGCATGGAATACCCGGCCATGGTCTTCGACGGTATCCGCGACAAGGGCAAGGGCAGCTTCGTCGTCACCGCGCATGAAGTGGGTCACACATGGTTCCCCATGATCGTGCAGTCCAACGAACGCCGCGACGCATGGATGGACGAAGGCTTCAACACCTTCATTGACATCTACGAGTCGGATTACTACAAGAAGGGCAAGTACGCGCCCAAGCGTGACGGCGAATACGCTCCCGGAACCGACTCACCCGCGGACCAGATCGCCAAGGTCATCGCAGACCCGCAGGCGCCCACCATCCTCTCTCGCGCAGACGCCATCCGCGAGAAGTATCGTCACCCCGTCACTTACTTCAAGTCAGCAGAGGGCCTGTGGCTGCTGCGCGAAGACATCCTTGGCCACAACGTCTTTGATCGTGCCTTCCGCAAGTACGTCAGCGACTGGGCCTTCAAACACCCCACACCATCTGACTTCTTCCGCGAGATGGAATCAGAGGGCGGAGAAGACCTCAGCTACTTCTGGCACGGCTGGTATGAAAACAACTGGTCGCTCGACCTCGCCGCGAAGGACGTAAAGTACACCGACGCAGCCGACCCATCCAAGGGCGCAAAGGTCACCATCGAGCAGAACGGCCAACTCGTTCTACCCGCATGGGTACAGGTCAAATACGAAGACGGTACTGACCTGAAA is a genomic window containing:
- a CDS encoding TonB-dependent receptor — protein: MTVFADEAQPLVNSPTAQHTLNTKQLEAVPIFNASTGFTDILTRTTPGVAADANGFAHPLGEHADTSISLDGQPITDQMAKVFSNQIDPNIIRNLTATTGAPPAEFGDKTSLVVSVTTKSGLARKPFGTFSTTYGSFGTWSQNLALGTGGQHWGEFLAVGANGSERFLDTPEFIPLHANGNGQGAFNRIDFQPNAANQFHLNLGAGRSWFQTPNSYDTAAAGQDQRSQIRNANFALGWTHIFTPYVLTNFIPFYRHDEAQYFPSANPLADATATLAQNRTLTNTGFRLEGEYIRGAHTTKIGSTYWHTLLHERFAVGLTDPLYNALCTDATGNPVAAIGVDSTSQCATSGYGINPNFLPNLLPYDLTRGGSLFRFNQSADVVQAAFYMQDEIKLGNWVLSPGLRYDIYNGLSHGNQLQPRFGIGWRTPWAHTLLRGSYARLYETPYNENLIFANESSANSTGKNPFASYRSEPVRPATRNQFNTGFEQAFGNHFSVNADYYWKFTRDDFDFDTLFNTPITFSVAWRKSKIDGLALTANLHDWHGLNIFSVMGHVRSRFFTPQTGGLIFNSVPSAPVFRIDHGEEFEQTTDIRHEFPARLIGEHHPYISTIWRYNSGLALPDTVPTYLDALNLTADEQSQMGLHCGNSYATPTQPIRQCSAASFGATRIRIPTFGTEDDDRNPVRVTPRTLFDLTAGDDRLFRFEHVTVGARIAVLNVANKIALYNFLSTFSGTHFVPPRTVQGSLQFSF
- a CDS encoding LysR family transcriptional regulator, producing the protein MDTDLELKHLRSFVAVAEELHFGRAAQKLYLAQPALSQQIRRMEEIVGSPLFTRTSRSVSLTSAGKVLLERAHRTLRNVRLDLEETRSIARGESGRLNVGFVGSSMLATLPAVFRQYRSAFPLVQIHLHESFTSRVASGLLDGTLDAGILRDSDPQPDLEVETLFTERYLAVLPSKHPRASQRTIHASVLRDEPFVFYSRVAGSVAFDKPLSLCGGAGFRPRVVQEASHWLSIVRLVAAGFGVSIAPACVATIAEKGVVYVPLRGATEVSHVELAFRKGEQRPIVQGFARMARTIGRTKV
- a CDS encoding PaaI family thioesterase; translation: MAVLAASPQNVLTKSPGCYVCGPKNPAGLGIRFGHTAPFTAEARTIARREHEGWNGILHGGITFTLMDEALGWCLHFEGIQAVTAKVETRFLRPVPTDAVLCVRAWVTQDRGRVVYASAEVTSGDRETVFAEATATMMRARPGAEKKQ
- a CDS encoding GNAT family N-acetyltransferase, translated to MTNLTMRPMQSQSDADAFRALNEAWITKLFRLEEKDRTTLNDPYNTILAKGGQVYVAELDGRIVGTAAWVRYAEGIYELSKMAVDSTVRGQGIGRKLLLYMIDQARSLGARTVFLGSSKKLQNAVHLYEAVGFHHVPPSELPEMKYDRADVFMKMEMAPLSGA
- the priA gene encoding primosomal protein N' is translated as MSFFVDVALPVPLDRSFTYRVDGEAPAIGARVLVPFSGQRLMGVILRVHSQEPEGEFEVKPVQQVLDDASLLPDDLLRLAEWIAQYYVAPLGEVLRGMLPLTAEIRRVFLYRIAEQGRRVLYEGAEKGSSRRSKLSTEEQNREYAVLNALESGNALKLAQLRSATGAGKALLEGMVRKRWLSREVEADERDARRTERVAVLVEDARLPKLNDNQMRILAELTAVGGRMPVRHLRDLPVPDSTLTTLVRRGLVVIEDEPLAFHLGGVHAEGKKHAHEHALNETQMEALASIAASLAEGSFKPHLLYGVTGSGKTAVYFAAMQRVLATGKAALLLVPEIGLTPAMAGQMYAAFGDEVALLHSQLSPDERAEQWHRIRRGEARVVVGTRSAVFAPVPSLGLIIVDEEHDSSYKQEETPRYHGRDVAVMRAKLLDIPVILGSATPSLESWNNAQTGRYTLLKMEQRVANRPLPEVELVDMRAEFQQTGAEHLFSRRLIEETQATLDRGEQAIILLNRRGYSYVVMCRSCGEKIECENCAISMTFHKPVHGTDLHAEPGERLECHYCGFRRNVPKACPKCSSEHLYYMGAGSQQGEERLQEIFPSARIGRMDRDTVRGRGDMERLLQRLHSGEINLLVGTQMIAKGHDIHGVTTVGVVGCDHALGMPDFRAAERVFQLLTQVSGRAGRGEKPGRVLVQSYHVDHYAVRCAAAHDYEGFVRREMQFRRPFFYPPFGVLTNVLIQSQDMGEAMRWSGELGRWFNTASVPGVRMLGPAAAPVSRLKRIYRYHLLLKAQRRSDLQAGLRNMLRHAEHKGIPRNAILVDVDAISLM
- a CDS encoding HU family DNA-binding protein, with the translated sequence MIKQDLIQRVVDRTGLPRTRAEQAVEDILKGVKKALTAGDRIELRGFGVFTVKPRKTGIGRNPRTGTEVDIEPGRAVRFKPGKDLQELDKPLAAKAE
- the dcd gene encoding dCTP deaminase, with translation MSIKSDKWIREQATKHGMIEPFSEKQVSKGCISYGLSSYGYDLRVSNEFKIFTNVNSAIIDPKAFDERSFVTVEADSVIVPPNSFALARSIEYFRIPRDVLTICVGKSTYARCGIIVNVTPFEPEWEGYVTLEISNTTPLPAKVYANEGLCQILFFQSDEVCETSYADRSGKYQGQQGIVLPKL
- a CDS encoding response regulator transcription factor, giving the protein MNTSDQSAGGRLRIGVVSSDALRIEGLRAILEGTCDIVPMTAPETLRDNELAMVLIDVPEDDLPALMSTLRRARPGLRLMVLGTRSDPGFIQKVVAGGAKGYLLHTANQREITMAVEVVADGSIWAPRKVLASLIDTIAPTEGRAPELRLTPREQEVIELLIAGRANREIAATLGVETKTVKSHVGRLLQKFGVPNRVALTVRALEMQIGKEL
- a CDS encoding lipid-binding SYLF domain-containing protein, whose product is MCSAMVLAVTIPAMAADKAKLDERLTDSQNIINEIMATPDKSIPSSILGGASCVVVIPAYKKGAFIVGAQYGQGVATCRTGHGWSAPVFVQLTGGSVGFQIGGQSTDLVLVAMNQNGLQHMLANKFKIGADAAASAGPVGRNAQAGTDWKLNAEFLTYSRSKGLFAGINLDGTVLSQNLDDTREYYGTATPFKAILGGNIPTPPDARPFVGTVAKYFVATHNK
- a CDS encoding VTT domain-containing protein, which gives rise to MPIAVTFFEHYAYSILFLWVLLEQLGIPVPSVPLLVAAGTLTATHRIHALPVMGSILLACLLADSLWYYLGIRYGSRVVKLVCRMSLEASTCVKKTESSFSRHGATTLLFAKFIPGLSTVAPPIAGQTGMSFVRFAAYDLMGSAIWASAYVFGGRFFGDFAEKHAMLVHLFTRFGLLLFVLVVLGFVARRIWSQRQFLRDLQNSAITATELKNLMNMAETGDARQPFIVDLRHPLDYLPDPRVLPGALRISPTELEKHCHLLPRDTDVVLYCTCPNDETSATLAKRLQRLGVHRVRPLRGGFEGWRDADLPLVAYDEQKPREAAPELLEAAATA